From a single Ochotona princeps isolate mOchPri1 chromosome 12, mOchPri1.hap1, whole genome shotgun sequence genomic region:
- the TEX26 gene encoding testis-expressed protein 26 isoform X5, whose translation MRTAFTPKSGAAPALIRQKSIRRLGYTYSLSDPMPNQTLYNDEYVWKSYSKDDLLKNGTSRKTRHHKSHPKQDLFLWTLPKGQQRTAPKSCLPWNIPASVEEVRQALSNQFVSCTRRDFVDVSKALKVKKSSPASLESKKLIRRPLDTEFRRNYQTPAKIPELQDFSFRYGCYSSLPIASQGLVPSVLHSFMRNQERTKKQTIYQSDYGKDYLDILMILNSFNPSQIKEYLQGISFKDRQILDRFIRSHCGIDKGKK comes from the exons TCAAAAAAGCATCCGAAGATTAGGATACACCTACTCACTAAGCGACCCCATGCCCAATCAGACCCTGTACAATGATGAATATGTTTGGAAATCATATTCTAAGGATGACTTGCTCAAAAATGGGACTTCAAGAAAAACCAGGCATCACAAATCCCATCCCAAACAA GACTTGTTTCTATGGACACTACCTAAAGGCCAACAACGGACAGCACCAAAGAGCTGCCTGCCTTGGAATATCCCTGCTTCGGTGGAGGAAGTTAGGCAGGCGCTGTCCAATCAGTTTGTTTCCTGTACCAGGAGAGACTTTGTGGATGTATCAAAAG CTCTGAAGGTTAAGAAAAGCTCACCAGCGTCTCTGGAAAGCAAAAAGTTGATCCGCCGACCACTTGACACTGAGTTTCGACGGAATTATCAAACTCCAGCTAAAATCCCAGAGTTGCAGGATTTCAGCTTCAGATACGGGTGCTACTCAAGTTTGCCCATCGCTTCTCAGGGTCTAG TCCCCTCTGTGCTGCACAGCTTCATGAGGAATCAAGAACGCACCAAGAAGCAGACCATATACCAGAGTGACTACGGAAAGGATTACCTGGACATCTTAATGATCTTAAACTCCTTTAATCCCTCCCAAATCAAAGAGTACCTTCAGGGCATTTCCTTCAAAG ACAGACAAATTCTTGATCGCTTTATTCGTTCTCACTGTGGCATtgacaaaggaaagaaatga
- the TEX26 gene encoding testis-expressed protein 26 isoform X4, with protein MCGMFHAFACHLCTGAILISDSFQSYVLPSQKSIRRLGYTYSLSDPMPNQTLYNDEYVWKSYSKDDLLKNGTSRKTRHHKSHPKQDLFLWTLPKGQQRTAPKSCLPWNIPASVEEVRQALSNQFVSCTRRDFVDVSKALKVKKSSPASLESKKLIRRPLDTEFRRNYQTPAKIPELQDFSFRYGCYSSLPIASQGLVPSVLHSFMRNQERTKKQTIYQSDYGKDYLDILMILNSFNPSQIKEYLQGISFKDRQILDRFIRSHCGIDKGKK; from the exons aTGTGCGGAATGTTTCATGCATTTGCATGTCATCTTTGCACAGGGGCCATATTGATCTCTGATTCATTCCAATCTTATGTGCTGCCAAG TCAAAAAAGCATCCGAAGATTAGGATACACCTACTCACTAAGCGACCCCATGCCCAATCAGACCCTGTACAATGATGAATATGTTTGGAAATCATATTCTAAGGATGACTTGCTCAAAAATGGGACTTCAAGAAAAACCAGGCATCACAAATCCCATCCCAAACAA GACTTGTTTCTATGGACACTACCTAAAGGCCAACAACGGACAGCACCAAAGAGCTGCCTGCCTTGGAATATCCCTGCTTCGGTGGAGGAAGTTAGGCAGGCGCTGTCCAATCAGTTTGTTTCCTGTACCAGGAGAGACTTTGTGGATGTATCAAAAG CTCTGAAGGTTAAGAAAAGCTCACCAGCGTCTCTGGAAAGCAAAAAGTTGATCCGCCGACCACTTGACACTGAGTTTCGACGGAATTATCAAACTCCAGCTAAAATCCCAGAGTTGCAGGATTTCAGCTTCAGATACGGGTGCTACTCAAGTTTGCCCATCGCTTCTCAGGGTCTAG TCCCCTCTGTGCTGCACAGCTTCATGAGGAATCAAGAACGCACCAAGAAGCAGACCATATACCAGAGTGACTACGGAAAGGATTACCTGGACATCTTAATGATCTTAAACTCCTTTAATCCCTCCCAAATCAAAGAGTACCTTCAGGGCATTTCCTTCAAAG ACAGACAAATTCTTGATCGCTTTATTCGTTCTCACTGTGGCATtgacaaaggaaagaaatga